AGAGGCACCACGCTGGCGACGCCCAGAAGCAGCGTGATGAGATAGCGAAACGGGATGCTGCCGACCAGCATCATGGAGAGAAACACCGGCCCCCAGACGAGACCGGAGCCCAAATCTTCCTTGATGACCATCATGGCGGGAATGCCTGCAAACAGTCCGGCAGCCATGATGCGCAGCCAGGGGCGGCGGAACACCGGCAGCATCCTCGGCAGTTCACCAAAGATCACGGCCAGGATCAAAATACCGGACATGATGGCAAACTGAGATGGCTGGATCATCTGACCGCCGACGCGAATCCAGGCCTTGTTGCCGCCGATTTCCACTCCGATGGCCAGGACGGCCACGAGACCCGCAATGCCGGCGAGATACATCGGCACGCAGGCCCAGCGCACCCATTTGTAATCAATCAACGAGGCCGCGAAAAAGAACGGCAGGCCCATGGCCACCCAGCGGATCTGGTCACGCCATTTCATGGCGAACTCGGCCTCCTCCTTGTGCGCGGAGGCATTGAAGATGGCGTACACGCCAAAGACGATGAGGCCAACGATGTTCAACACCAACAGCCAGTTCATGCCGAGGAATTTCTTGAAAAGAGGAGTCATGGGACGTGAAAGTGAAAATCAATCGAGCTGCGGCACGGCGTCGAGCAGCTTCTGGGTGTAGTCGTGGCGCGGGTTCTCGCAGATTTCATCAGCATCCCCCTGCTCGACGACTTTACCGTGATGCATGACGACGATGCGGTCACTCATGTGGCGGACGACGGCCAGATCATGGGCGATGAAGAGCAGCGTGAGATTGAACTCCTCCTGCAAGTCCTTGAGCAGGTTCAGAATCTGCGCCTGCACGCTGACATCGAGCGCACTGACCGGTTCGTCGCAGATCAGGAATTTCGGCCGTACCGCCAGTGCCCGTGCGATGCCGATGCGCTGCCGCTGGCCGCCGCTGAACTCATGCGGGTAGCGTTGCAGAGACTCTTCGGGCAGACCGACCTTTTTGAGCAGTCCTGCGGAGATTTCACGGCGCTCGTCACGCGATTTGTCTTTGAAATGAATCTGCAACGGCTCGCCCAGAATCGATTCGACCGTCATGCGCGGGTTCAGCGAGCCGATGGGATCCTGAAACACCATCTGCATTTCCTTGCGCAGTGGACGGAACTCGCTCTCGGGCATCGGCAGCACCTCACGATTGCGATAGGTGACGCTGCCGCCGGTGACGGGGGTGAGCTTGAGCAGCGCCCGGGCCACGGTGGACTTGCCGCTGCCGCTTTCGCCCACGAGACCGACGGTGCTGCCCTCCATGACTTCAAAGCTGACCTTGTCCACCGCCTTGATGACATCTTTGGCACGGCCAAACCAGCCCCCGCGCACGGGGAAGTGAATTTTGAGATCTTGAACGCGGAGCAGAGGCATGTTGAAGGGATCATTTTAGCACAGGTGCTGCATCACGCGAAAGTTTCATTGCGTCAAAGCCTGGAAGTGCCAGCATCCGCCCGCACATGAACGAACGCTACGAACTCCTGGCCCCGATCGCTGAAGGCGGTCTGGGAACTGTCTTCAGAGCCCGGGACAAGCAGCTT
This is a stretch of genomic DNA from Prosthecobacter sp.. It encodes these proteins:
- a CDS encoding ATP-binding cassette domain-containing protein, translating into MPLLRVQDLKIHFPVRGGWFGRAKDVIKAVDKVSFEVMEGSTVGLVGESGSGKSTVARALLKLTPVTGGSVTYRNREVLPMPESEFRPLRKEMQMVFQDPIGSLNPRMTVESILGEPLQIHFKDKSRDERREISAGLLKKVGLPEESLQRYPHEFSGGQRQRIGIARALAVRPKFLICDEPVSALDVSVQAQILNLLKDLQEEFNLTLLFIAHDLAVVRHMSDRIVVMHHGKVVEQGDADEICENPRHDYTQKLLDAVPQLD
- a CDS encoding FtsW/RodA/SpoVE family cell cycle protein; the protein is MTPLFKKFLGMNWLLVLNIVGLIVFGVYAIFNASAHKEEAEFAMKWRDQIRWVAMGLPFFFAASLIDYKWVRWACVPMYLAGIAGLVAVLAIGVEIGGNKAWIRVGGQMIQPSQFAIMSGILILAVIFGELPRMLPVFRRPWLRIMAAGLFAGIPAMMVIKEDLGSGLVWGPVFLSMMLVGSIPFRYLITLLLGVASVVPLVYVFALKPYQQARINSTWYMATNQLDKVDLQNEGWVAKHLQIAVSTGGLEGKGPESKKVPDQASIHRTFFPHESINDFIFGVVAEEFGFRGSILLLSGMLLLLLQSVFVAFCARDQLGRLIVVGVVAMFFVHTFQNAGMNLVMLPVIGLPMPFISYGGTFVVVTLFLMGMVQSVWVHRNISSVKKKRAVNSDRGDDEE